GAAAACACGTTACTGACTcgccttcttccctggagtctctgtgttttatgttctcacaggttttccctggatcatctctggacctgctgctgtggtcctgcttctctcctgcctccatcatcattattcatttatccatatagttgtgatagtgtttattatatagatatatagatggtagaggtttttATTAGTGGTACCTACAGCTCCAGTGATAGTATATCCACTGTcaatacttgtatttggagtagtagtagtagtagtagtaacagttaTTGGTATATATGCTAGTTATTAGTAATGATACTAGTAACAGtggttctagtttttaacagatATGGTTCCGTTTGCTGTACATCCACGTATCTCCCCCCTATTTTCTgccttctcccccctcccccaatctctccctctctttaaccctttaactggtcATGTCAGATGTCTGTCCTCCAGAGTCGGGATCTActccaggtttcttcctgttaaGAGGAAGttgttccttccactgtcaccaagtcagggttcccactcttcccctgaaattattttccaggacttttccaggacattttcagctgctacagagacaagttatcacatcatacaGTAATACATGCCcctgtccccctcattctttggaagtgttcttttctacagttgtaacttgcatttacccaggtTGTTTCTACGTTTATTACTCAGAGATTTGATGTGCAGTTTATGGCTATAAGTTagctatgaaaaataattatgacaaatgtatcataggaTAATGCAAatacacccacagattacagcgtagcacttcattaCCATGACAAACTGGAATAGcaatgttcaactggacaattcccaacgcaactttctcttctctctttctttctctcctgcacttcctctaaaaacatttgtatattttcactgaaaaacagtttcctttgtttcatctcagtttagacacacaaggtcacaaggtgGGGGGACGATacataattttccaggataacttaaccgtttccagaacatttgaccttttttcttattttccatACGTTTTCTACGACTGGAAAATTAGTCAatgattttccaggttttccaggacgcaTGTGAACCCtgcaagtgtttgctcctggtggATTCTGATGTGATTTGgggctatgtaaataaaattggaacttgaatttatttattgtttatatcaTTGCTTCTGGATGCAGACCAAAAACAGTGCACATACCATCTACTCTAACTCCCCTCATCTGGGTCCGGTGCATTTTCTGGAGCAGGGAGAGAGAGTCAGCCACCAAGATCTTCTTACATCCTTCCCTCAGCAGAATCTtagaaaaacaaaagagcaaGGGCAAGTTAATAAAGAAAATGCTAATTAGTAGAGCTTAAAAAGCAGAGTTTTAATTCAAACCCTCTCTGTTTATGCATCTATCTAGTGATAGTATTTCAATGTAGAACAACTCTGTTAAAACTGTATTCACATCCACACTAATGTACATTTCTAACCTGTAGGTTGTAGTCTTGGAGGATTTTCACTAGTGAATCTCTGAGGTTTGGGATCTCCATGCCCTCCTTAATGCGATGGATGAGCAGGATGGGATCCACATGAGTCCCAATATTATTAAGGAGGCCAGTGATGAAGGCTGGAGACACACAGCAGACAGAAAGAGGGCGTCTTAATAGTAAGAAAATCAAGATCAAAAAggataaaatacagacataaacAACCCGTAAGATGGCCGTACGTGGTTTATCGATGGAGTAAGAGATGAGATCCTCCCAGAGTTCTGCATCATCCTGCTCTTTGGCAAATTCTATGGCCTTGTCCACATCTGCCAGCTCCTCCATGATCATCTGCAGAGCTCGTCGGCAATTTCCCATCCGGCCTGAATGAAACATACTCAGGGTTCACACACATTTTTCAAGCTCAAATTCAAGTATTTTTCAAGCACTTTGATGGGACATTTCCAATTTTTCCagtacagcaccttatcactggggtaaaatacatatctacaggaatacatatactcatgattatttttttcactttttatcataatgatgtacattatattatgctataaatatgtaaaattatGTTTCGTGATAGCAAAAAAtttggaaattaaagaaaaacacagagttttatccaaaaaaaaggggggcagccacttggcgttcttcagacacactggcATTGAGGTAAATATTAAGATAAAACCTGGAGTTTACCTGAGAgcacctgctaattttcttttatgacataaagttttatctttcaaaatgtatcacctctctgtaagtagcctTGGCTTGCCATCTGACCTGGCAgagttaaaaatacataaataaatcacgTAGTTTTAATTGTAAACACTTTCAAGCacctaaactaaaattcaagcactttccagaccttgaaaagaccacactgaaattcaaccactttcaaggatttcaagtacTGTACAAACCCTGCATACTGGATCAGACCGCTCACTCATTTGACACAGTGAGAAGAAAGGAAACCACCATTAATTAACACTTACTAAGCAGGAAAACCGTCTCCTCTACAAAGCTCCTCTGTTGACAAATTTCAAGAGCCTGTGAGGGGAAGACAGAGGAGAAGGAAGCATTTGTTTTTGGCCTTTTTGAGCATTCTTGTGACAAGAGGTTTTAATTCTTGTAGCTTCTAGAAGCTCAATGTTTGATTGGATGACATGTTTTTACCTTCTCAAGAGGGCAGTGGGTGCTGTCTCTCAGAAAAGGCAAGAGATTTGGCCGGTCGTACTCAGCGTACAGGCCAATCTGCCTCTCGTGGTACTTCTGGCCTTTGTGATGGTCCCTCTTGAAGAGTTTATGGAGGTACTGTGGGGAAAAGGTGGGTCAATAACAAAGTGAGCTCTTGTGAATTTGACTTTAACAGATTTCAACTCACCACATGCAGAAGCTCGGGTCTGTCTGCTAGTTCTTCCACcaccctgtctgtctgtttaccgatggaggagagggaaaaaaagttcAGTTGGCAGAaaatttcattatatttttattgaacaATCAAATGAATCTGGGTACGCATACCGATATCTTGTCTTCGTTGTCGAGAAGCATGTCAACAGCTTTCTGTCGGCAGGAATTTACAGAGTATATTTATTAGTCAGCTGGgacttaaaatatgaaaaaagctCCTGATAACATTTTTGACAGATTGTTTCATTACAAAGAGGCAAATCACACACTGCTTATATGGAAAATCTGATCACCTCCGTATCGAAGTCCATGAGGAGGACAATCTTGTCTTCAATCGAGGAAAAAAGGTTGTGTTTGTGGATGAGCTGGTAAACATCTTTGTGCCTCAGTTTCAGGTAGATTTCTAAGGCTCTGTCATATCGCTGGTCATACGTGTACCTGCAACAGGATCAAAGACTTACTAGTTACCAAACTTTgaagaaaattaaatattcaatttGTCACACTTGACTTGTGTTTGACTGTGTTGCTCAATATGTGTTCAAGTGGACCTCTAATACTGCACCAAAGCCACCAGTACTCACAGTTCGGCCAACGTGGTGAGCAAAGTTCGGTTAGTGGGGTCGATCTTCAGGTGATCGAGGACTGCCTGAACGATGGTCATGTTGTTATACAGCTCCCCGGGCCACTCTCGGATTAGCGTGGCGAAGCCCTTCGTGGACAGAAAAGACAGTGAGACAGATCATCAGTTCATGTTCAAATACCAAGGAATTAAAGATGTAGATGTAAAGAGGATCAGGAGATAAAATACCTCATAATCAGTTTTAAGAAACTCATGTAAGATCACTTCGTAGATGGCTGGTCTGAGACGCAGATCTCCTCTGGGCAAATACAGACTGATGGCCTGAAGGTGTAGAAGGTCaagtaataaaacacaaaataagagtTCTGGCACATTTTACACTTGGTAGATTATGACTTTAATAATAGATTTCTACTTTATAAAAGTGCTTATTATGAATTCTGAAAAACAGCTACCTTCAACTGTCCAATGGTCTTGAATCTGTAAACTTCATTCTCCCACAGTTCCATGTTTTTGCCAAGAACCTTTTGACACTTCCTGGATTGGAAAAAAGCACATTTGCTGTAATTGGCAGTGGAGTGCCATTTGCTGCTGTGTAAGTGaacaattaaagctgcagtgcttgatagttttttagtGTCAATGGGTAAAAATTCCATATTTACCTTTGGGCATATTGTAATTCATGTGATCTGAGAGGACTGACACTTCTGCATCTACTGTTTTCATTGTGTAGCAAATCTACCTGGTGACACCCATATTTGTTTATTAGAGCAAGGGCGGGCAATTCATTTTCCTAAGGGTCCACCTAAGAACTTGAGACTCTTTTAGAGGGCCACATCTGTACGCTAAATCCGGTCCTGTtcaatatatgtgtatatatacatatatctattttttttgttgctgttgtattgataatttttttcctgctactttttattatacttgaaaagagcaactgtaacacacagtaatttacccctgggattaataaactattctgattctgatatgaatGGTACAATATGTTATTATATATTGCCATGACTGTTTTTATTAGTCTTCACCACAAAACTATGCTCCAAGAACTCACAAAAGGGTTTACCTTTGACTTCAGTGAATAAATACTTACTCTAGGGCTAAAAGTTAACTCATCTTTCATAAATCTCAGCTCACTGACATATTAcagcaaggaacaaatgaacatGCACAAAAACAGACTTCATTTGTAAAGAATAGAAGACATCTTTAACATAAAAGCATTGCATGCATATGTACACTTATTTACTTTAGATCCTGACTTCCCATTAACCTCACACAGGCTGGAAAGGGACAAAACCAGGCTCAATTCTGGATTAGTGGATTGTAatataaagataacaatttaacataattaccCTTAAAATGACCTTTATACTCTCTTTATGggtattcatttttttctaaattgctTTTCAACAttatacatttttcatttacttGTAAGTTACTTGTTATCGAGATCAAAGTACATTTTTTACATGAATGTAATTGCCACttactattttattaaatttgcAAAGCAAATAGTTCATGTGTTTTTGGACTGATTTAAGACATTTTGATCATAAGAAAACACCAATGATGCATGCACTTAACTAGCGGTGTAATAATTACTTCTAAAGCTACTGTCAAATTTATCCATGTTCAAGTTCCGTATGAAATCTGCAGATCTGTCTTATAGGAAATATAAAAATGATCCTGCATTTAGTTTATCTCTTAACCCATCTAATTCAATTGGTTTAGTGCTTGTAATATGATTCTTCTTCCAAATTTGTCACAGAATGGTTACTGTAAAACCTCTGACATGGATCAAATGGTGGTAAACCTACCTCGCAGCACCATCATAGTCTCCTTTCTCTACCAAGTGATTGATGTAAGACATTCCGATTTTCTGAACGTCATGTCTCTTAATGTTTTTGAAACTGATCTCTGCAGCCATCAGTGCCTCCTGTCACAGCGAAAGCACAGTGAGAGGACACAAAATCAAACTGTGGAATTGCAGACTGTAACCTTTAGCAACATTCATTAAACTCAACAACGCAAACCTCATATTTCTTCTTTTCAAGCAGCCAATCGATATGGTCATCCTGGTCTCGCTCTTTGGCCACAACGATGTCTTTGGGACTGATGATGTAGAAGAGCGACTCTCCCTCAGAATGCTCTGTTAATGAAAATACATTTATGCCTCTGCGTACTGCACATTACAGCTGACATTTGATAGTCAGCGCATAATGAAATCATAGCGCAGTATAGGGCTGCCTGACATTTCTCAGAGGGCAATTTTTATAGTCTTACCCAGGCGGTAGTCTCTGCACTCGTTGTCTTGGAAGTTGCGCACGGTCAGCGCATCTGAAGAGATCTCCTCGCAGCTTTCTGGGAGAGGCTGGATGATGTCCAACCGAGGCCGTGCACGGAAATCCTCGTcctgctctcacacacacacacacacacacacagacacacaacatgtaaaaaaaatgactACAGTACatattatacagtatgatttttgagtgacacaaaaaactaaaataaaatcatcaatgtcagctggaataggctccaactACACAGCGACATTGCAAATCTTTAAGAGGTTACATAAAATGAGTGAATCAAAGAATGAACACATATTATTACCATGTGCTCAGAGTTTTCTTTCACAAAGAACAAGGTGACGAGCTGATCTGCCAGCGGTGCCAGACCGCTGATGAAAAACTCTGTCTCAAATGCAGAAACTGttaaaacagacacagtaaaagaAGCATAATGAAAAAAAGTTAGCCATTTGTGCTGTGGGTTTTGCAAGAAAAATTAGTTTTGACACTGAAACTATATGACAATGTATCTGCACAACGTTAGCTTCTCCCTTTG
This genomic window from Sphaeramia orbicularis chromosome 20, fSphaOr1.1, whole genome shotgun sequence contains:
- the vps41 gene encoding vacuolar protein sorting-associated protein 41 homolog isoform X1 is translated as MAEVEEQGRKPSEEFTDESEEEDSEEEPKLKYERLSNGVTEILQKDAASCMTVHDKFLALGTHFGKVFLLDIQGNVTQKFEISSVKINQISLDESGEHVGICSEDGKVQVFGLYTREGFHENFDCPIKVVALHPQFTKSNYKQFVTGGNKLLLYERNWLNRWKTSVLHEGEGIITNIQWRANLIAWANNVGVKIYDISTKQRITNVLRDNVSLRPDMYPCSLCWKDNTTLIVGWGTSIKMCVVKERNPTEMRDLPSRYVEIVSAFETEFFISGLAPLADQLVTLFFVKENSEHMDEDFRARPRLDIIQPLPESCEEISSDALTVRNFQDNECRDYRLEHSEGESLFYIISPKDIVVAKERDQDDHIDWLLEKKKYEEALMAAEISFKNIKRHDVQKIGMSYINHLVEKGDYDGAARKCQKVLGKNMELWENEVYRFKTIGQLKAISLYLPRGDLRLRPAIYEVILHEFLKTDYEGFATLIREWPGELYNNMTIVQAVLDHLKIDPTNRTLLTTLAELYTYDQRYDRALEIYLKLRHKDVYQLIHKHNLFSSIEDKIVLLMDFDTEKAVDMLLDNEDKISTDRVVEELADRPELLHVYLHKLFKRDHHKGQKYHERQIGLYAEYDRPNLLPFLRDSTHCPLEKALEICQQRSFVEETVFLLSRMGNCRRALQMIMEELADVDKAIEFAKEQDDAELWEDLISYSIDKPPFITGLLNNIGTHVDPILLIHRIKEGMEIPNLRDSLVKILQDYNLQILLREGCKKILVADSLSLLQKMHRTQMRGVRVDEENICESCHATILPSDMAKPFSVVVFHCRHMFHKECLPSSGTLPGVQFCNICSAKRRGPGSGILEMKK
- the vps41 gene encoding vacuolar protein sorting-associated protein 41 homolog isoform X2, which encodes MAEVEEQEEDSEEEPKLKYERLSNGVTEILQKDAASCMTVHDKFLALGTHFGKVFLLDIQGNVTQKFEISSVKINQISLDESGEHVGICSEDGKVQVFGLYTREGFHENFDCPIKVVALHPQFTKSNYKQFVTGGNKLLLYERNWLNRWKTSVLHEGEGIITNIQWRANLIAWANNVGVKIYDISTKQRITNVLRDNVSLRPDMYPCSLCWKDNTTLIVGWGTSIKMCVVKERNPTEMRDLPSRYVEIVSAFETEFFISGLAPLADQLVTLFFVKENSEHMDEDFRARPRLDIIQPLPESCEEISSDALTVRNFQDNECRDYRLEHSEGESLFYIISPKDIVVAKERDQDDHIDWLLEKKKYEEALMAAEISFKNIKRHDVQKIGMSYINHLVEKGDYDGAARKCQKVLGKNMELWENEVYRFKTIGQLKAISLYLPRGDLRLRPAIYEVILHEFLKTDYEGFATLIREWPGELYNNMTIVQAVLDHLKIDPTNRTLLTTLAELYTYDQRYDRALEIYLKLRHKDVYQLIHKHNLFSSIEDKIVLLMDFDTEKAVDMLLDNEDKISTDRVVEELADRPELLHVYLHKLFKRDHHKGQKYHERQIGLYAEYDRPNLLPFLRDSTHCPLEKALEICQQRSFVEETVFLLSRMGNCRRALQMIMEELADVDKAIEFAKEQDDAELWEDLISYSIDKPPFITGLLNNIGTHVDPILLIHRIKEGMEIPNLRDSLVKILQDYNLQILLREGCKKILVADSLSLLQKMHRTQMRGVRVDEENICESCHATILPSDMAKPFSVVVFHCRHMFHKECLPSSGTLPGVQFCNICSAKRRGPGSGILEMKK